Within Sorangiineae bacterium MSr11367, the genomic segment CACCCTTTGCCACGACCTCGGCGTTCACCTTGGTGATCTTGCCGTCCACCGGCGCAAAGAGATCGCTCACGCTCTTCACGCTTTCGATGGACCCGAAGGCGCCGCCCGCGGTCACTTCGGTTCCTTCTTTGGCGTCGATGGTCACGAGGGTGATGTCGCCGAGTTGTTCGACGGCGAACTTCGTGATTCCCACCACGATTTCATTGCCCTCGATCTTCGCCCACTCGTGATCTTTGGTGTACTTGAGGCCCTCGGGAATGCTCACATCGCTCATTTGGATACAGCCCCTTTGTTCGCTTTGTAAAACGGTGTTTTGACGACGGTCGCTTCGATGTTCCGCCCCCGGCAGTCGACCAGGAACTGGGTTCCAATGGCCGTAAGGTTGGCAGGCAGATAGCCGAGACCGATGTTCTTGCCAACGGTCGGCCCAGGGCTTCCGCTCGTGCAGATGCCCACCTCGTTACCTTGGAGATCGCGGAGGGGGTAACCGTGCCGGGCCACGCCGCGGCCGGTGACCTCGAAGCCGACCAGTTTGCGCGCGAGCGGCTCGGCCTTCACCTTCTCCAGCGCCTCGCGCCCCACGAAGTCGCCCTTGCCGAGCTTGACCACCCAAGCGAGCCCCGCTTCGAGAGGGTTGGTCGTCTCGTCGATGTCGTTGCCATAAAGCGAAAGCCGCGCCTCGAGCCGGAGCGTGTCGCGCGCCCCGAGCCCCACGGGCTTGAGCCCGAGCGGCGTGCCCAGCTCCACCAAGTGCCGCCAAAGCGCGGGCGCTTCGTTCCACGCGCAGAAGATCTCGACCCCGTCCTCGCCGGTGTATCCGGTGCGGGCCACCGTGCAGGCGATGTTGGCCACCACGGCATCGCGGAAGTGAAAGCTCTTGAGCTCCGACAGCTTGGCCGCGTCGCTCCCTGCGAGGGCGAGCACCTCGAAGGCCTTGGGACCTTGCAGCGCGATGAGCGCCGTGGAGTCGCTGCGGTCTTCGAACTCGCAGTGATCCTCGGCGGCGCTGCGGAAAACTTCGACCATCTTGTCACGGTTCGAGGCGTTGCACACCGTCAGGTAACGGTCGTCGCCGGCGCGGTAGACGATGAGGTCATCGAGGATCGTCCCGCTGGCGTTGCAACATGCGGTGTAGAGCGCTTGCCCGACCGCGAGCTGCCCGACGTCGTTGGTCACCAGGTAGTTGACCACCTGTCCGGCGTGCGGGCCGCGCATCTCGAGCTCACCCATGTGCGAAACGTCGAACAAACCGCACGCGTTGCGAACGGCTTGATGCTCGTCGACGATTCCGCTGTACTGGATGGGCATCGACCAGCCGGCGAAGGGGACCATGCGGCCGCCGTGCTTGACGTGTTCCTCATGGATCGAGGTGCGCCGCTCTTCGGTGGCGCTGGCTTTGGGGGAATCAGGGGGGGAAGCGGGAGGATTCATCGCGCGAGCAGGGTACACCCCTTTCTCGCGGCAAGCGCTCGGCTTATGCTTCGATCATGGCGACCCCGTGGGATCGTGCTGCGCGCGGCTATGTCGAAGAGTGGGTACCGCGATTTACGCCGTATCACCTCGATTTGATTCAGGAGGCGAAGGTCGAGCCGGGGCAGCGCGTGCTGGTGGCGTGCTGCGGCCCAGGCACGGAGGTTCTCGCGGCGGCCCGCGCCGTGGGTGAGACCGGTAGGGTCCGCGCCACCGACAAGAGTGCCGAGATGGTGAAGATCTGCGGCGAGCTGGCGGACGCGGCGGGGCTGGAGAACGTCTACTGCGAGGAGGCCGACGCCAAGGACGCGAGCGGTGGCCTGTTCGATCTGGTGGTCTGCGCCTTCGGGCTCTGGCAACTCGACGACCGGGTAGGGGCGCTCACCGCCTGGGGGCGTTCGCTCTCCAGCTCGGGCAAGGTCGCGGTGATGACCTGGGGCCCCACGGAGGAGGACGATCCGTTCGAGCGGGCGAGCCTCTGCCTGCAGCACCTCGAGCCGGACTTCGTTCCACCGGCGCCGCGCATCCTGTCGCAACGCGACTCCATGGCGCAGATGTTCGAGGAGGCGCAGCTCACGATGGTGCGCCACACGGTCTTCCGTCACACGCTCGCCTTCAAGCGCGCGGAGGACTTCTTCAACGCGCTCCGCGAGACCTATCCGTGGAACGAGATTTGGGATCAGTTGGGCGATGCGCGCATGTCCCGTGTCGCTGCACGATTCTATGGCCTCGTGGGCGGGCCGGATGCGCCGCTCTCCTGGGATCCTGCGGCCACCTTGGCGATTGCAGGTCTTCCGGGTTCGGAGATCGAGGTAGCCTCGCGCCGCTCGAGCGTGCACGTACCGATCAGCAAGGGCTCCACGCCTAACCTGAAATGAGGCCGGACGCGCCATCGTGTGCATGGCGCGCCAGCTCAGAATAAGAATTAGGGGCTCGTCGATTTTCTGATCGCGGCACTCCGACGCTCGCATTCACGAGGCGAAGGAGACGTTATGCGCAAGACCTATCGACTCGTGCTACTCGCCGGCATGCTCGCTCTCGCCGCGTGCGCTGGTACGACGGACAATGGCGACGAAAAAAACGGTGGCGACAACGGCAAGCTCGGACAAGAGTCGGGCGAGTCGGAGGACTACGATGGCGGCTCGGCTCCCGACGCGAGCACGGGCTGCGGTGAAGATGGTGGCGCGGGAGAGATCGACGGTGGCGTTGGCTGGGACAGCGGCGTTCCTTCCGATGCGGGCACGCATCCCACGGATGGCGGCTTTCCCGTCGACGCCGGCCCGCATCCCACGGATGGCGGCTTTCCCGTCGACGCCGGCCCGCGTCCTGACGGCGGCCCGCATCCCACGGATGGCGGTCCTCCCACCACCGATGGCGGTCCGCATCCCACGGATGGCGGTCCTCCCACGACGGATGGCGGCTATCCCACCGATGGCGGCCCAATCCCCGTCGATTCAGGTACGGGCGGCGGCTGCGATGCGGGCATCCCGGACGAAGACGGAGGGTTCCCGGGCCAAGATGCCGGCGTGCCGGACGAAGATGGGGGATACCCCGATCCCGGCGTGGACGCAGGGGTACCGTGATGATAGACGCGGGGCCTCTTTGAGGAGCGAGCTTCACCGAGAATGAGGAAGGCAGCTGCACTTTTTGCCTTCATTGCATACGGTGCCGCAGGGTGCCTCGGTGGAGTTACGACCTTGGGAGGCCTCCAGGAGCCGGTCGACGCAGGCATCGACGCAGGCATCGACGCGCAGAGCGATGGTCCGGTTCCCGTCGATGGGGGGCCACCTCCCCATGATGGGGGGCCGCTTCCCAGCGATGGGGGGCCATTCGATGCGGAGTTCGATGGAGATCTCGATCCCGACGCCGATCTCGATGCGGGCCCTCCCACGGACGGGGCCGTCCTCGATGGCGGCCCTTCCGATGGCGCGCCTCTCCCTTCCGATGGCGGAGTACCCGTCGATGCTGGCTCCTCCGATGCCGGGGTGCCCGTCGATGCCGCCCCTTCCGATGACGGCGCCGCCCCCGATGCGGGCGCCGCCGTCGACAGCGGCATTGCGCTCGGTTCTTTCGATGAAAGCGTGATCGATGGGGAGCAGTAGCGCGCATCGCTGCTCCTCCATGTTGCTCGCGGCAGCTGCCGCGCTACTGCCCGCGCGCACGGCATCGGCTGCTCCTCGCGATCTTTCCGTGCAGATCGACTCCACGCTCAAGGCGTGCCCCGCCGCCGCCGACATTCGGCAGCGACTCCTCGCCGTCCTTCCCGACGCCGGTGAATCCACCGACGTCGCCGTGGCCTTCGTGCGTCGGGGGCGCGGGTACGAAGCCACCATTCGTCTTTCGGGCGCAGCCGTCGGCACCCGTGTCATCAAGCACGACAAGACCTCGTGCGACGCGATGATCGACGCCGTCGGTGTCGCGCTCTCGTTGATGCTCGATCCATTCGAGTCGGCGCGACGGAAAGAAGAACCGCCTCCACCTCCACCCTCACCCAAGCAGGAGCCTCTCGAGGACACGTCACCGCGGCCGCCCGCCGCGCCCCCAACCGTCGCACTCGACCTGGGCGCGGGGCTCACACGCGGCCTTCTCGGAGACATCGCGCCGGTGTTCGGACTGACTGCGCGATGGCTTCGGCCTTCACCCTGGTCCTTCGGTCTCGGAGTCTTTCATCAACCCCTCTTTCGCAAGCCCGCGTCCGTCGGGATGCCGAACCCCGGCAACGTCGCCCTCGCCGTCACGGGCGCGCACACCGAAGGTTGCTTCACCGGATTCGGCAGTCATGCATCGATGGCTTTGGATGTGTGTGCAAATGTTCGCATATCCCTCGTGTCGGGGGAGGCCTCCGGGTACCCCCGCGAGAGCAACGAGCTGCGTCCGCTCGTGACATTGGGCCCCGGTCTCTTATGGAGTCAGCGCTTTGCTTTGGGCGTCGGCCGGTTCGGGTGGGCCTTGTGGGCCCGCGCCTCGGCCGACGTCCCGGTCGTTCGGGCAAGCTACGACGTCGCGGGGGCTGGGATCGTCTACAATGGTGCGAGTACCTTTTTCGCGCTCTCGTTGGGCGCATCGTTCCTATTGCCATGAAGCAGCAATTCCGCGCCGTGTACGACGAGCATTTCGCGTTCGTGTGGCGCTCGCTGCGGCGGCTCGGAGTCCTCGAGAACGATGTCGCGGATGCGGTTCAGGAGGTTTTCATGGTCGTGCATCGACGCCTGGACGATTTCGAAGGGCACGCCAAGCTTACGACGTGGCTCTTCGCAATCGCCATGCGCGTCGCCCAACGCCGCCGCAACGTCGTGTGGGACAAACGTCACGTGCTCTCGGAGGACGGCCCCTTGAAGGAGGCGCCCGACGTGCGTGAGGATGCGTCCACGATCTTGGAGCGCCGGCAACGCCTCGCGCTGCTCGAAGCGATCCTCGACGAGCTTCCGATGGATCAGCGCGCCGTCTTCACCTTGTTCGAGCTCGACGGCATGAGCGGCGAAGAGATCGCCTCCTTGCTCGACATCCCCGTTGGGACCGTGCACTCGCGTCTGCGCATCGCGCGCGAGCGGTTCC encodes:
- the gcvT gene encoding glycine cleavage system aminomethyltransferase GcvT is translated as MNPPASPPDSPKASATEERRTSIHEEHVKHGGRMVPFAGWSMPIQYSGIVDEHQAVRNACGLFDVSHMGELEMRGPHAGQVVNYLVTNDVGQLAVGQALYTACCNASGTILDDLIVYRAGDDRYLTVCNASNRDKMVEVFRSAAEDHCEFEDRSDSTALIALQGPKAFEVLALAGSDAAKLSELKSFHFRDAVVANIACTVARTGYTGEDGVEIFCAWNEAPALWRHLVELGTPLGLKPVGLGARDTLRLEARLSLYGNDIDETTNPLEAGLAWVVKLGKGDFVGREALEKVKAEPLARKLVGFEVTGRGVARHGYPLRDLQGNEVGICTSGSPGPTVGKNIGLGYLPANLTAIGTQFLVDCRGRNIEATVVKTPFYKANKGAVSK
- a CDS encoding RNA polymerase sigma factor, with translation MKQQFRAVYDEHFAFVWRSLRRLGVLENDVADAVQEVFMVVHRRLDDFEGHAKLTTWLFAIAMRVAQRRRNVVWDKRHVLSEDGPLKEAPDVREDASTILERRQRLALLEAILDELPMDQRAVFTLFELDGMSGEEIASLLDIPVGTVHSRLRIARERFRQSLDRRVARERFAMGGGRGA
- the gcvH gene encoding glycine cleavage system protein GcvH, whose product is MSDVSIPEGLKYTKDHEWAKIEGNEIVVGITKFAVEQLGDITLVTIDAKEGTEVTAGGAFGSIESVKSVSDLFAPVDGKITKVNAEVVAKGELLNEDPYAAWLVRIAVKDPKSLGELLDAAAYTTHTQS
- a CDS encoding methyltransferase domain-containing protein, which gives rise to MATPWDRAARGYVEEWVPRFTPYHLDLIQEAKVEPGQRVLVACCGPGTEVLAAARAVGETGRVRATDKSAEMVKICGELADAAGLENVYCEEADAKDASGGLFDLVVCAFGLWQLDDRVGALTAWGRSLSSSGKVAVMTWGPTEEDDPFERASLCLQHLEPDFVPPAPRILSQRDSMAQMFEEAQLTMVRHTVFRHTLAFKRAEDFFNALRETYPWNEIWDQLGDARMSRVAARFYGLVGGPDAPLSWDPAATLAIAGLPGSEIEVASRRSSVHVPISKGSTPNLK